The Candidatus Thermoplasmatota archaeon genome includes a region encoding these proteins:
- the albA gene encoding DNA-binding protein Alba: MTTKETSEENVIYIGNKPPMSYVLAVVTQFNSGSNEVIIKARGRAISRAVDAAEITRNRFVPDAKVKEIRIGTESITNEEGRTSNVSSIEIALSK, from the coding sequence ATGACGACAAAAGAAACAAGCGAAGAAAACGTGATATATATAGGAAACAAACCACCAATGAGCTATGTTCTCGCAGTGGTAACACAGTTCAACAGCGGGTCAAATGAAGTAATCATTAAAGCCCGCGGACGAGCAATCAGCCGAGCAGTTGATGCTGCAGAAATCACACGGAATCGCTTTGTCCCCGACGCAAAAGTCAAAGAAATCCGCATCGGAACCGAGTCTATTACCAACGAAGAAGGAAGAACATCAAACGTATCATCAATCGAGATAGCACTTAGTAAATAG
- the thiD gene encoding bifunctional hydroxymethylpyrimidine kinase/phosphomethylpyrimidine kinase produces the protein MRKNVVLSIAGSDPSGGAGIQADLKSFSYLGLHGATVVTCVTAQNTQKVTHIHKIPVDIIEQQLDRIFEDFTVTCVKTGMLYDAEIVACVTRKLQQEKIRPVVDPVMVATSGDNLAQTDFADTLKKHLLPISCLLTANIPEAEKLTHTKIRSIEDMRTSCQTLEQFGPDMVLIKGGHLQSHNATDVFFDGTTTYEYSLPMIHNTKAHGSGCTLSALITGLLAMNKQPADAVRHAKWITWNMINQGYHPGKGSDVLNHHLQPMHTQPPVTNEEITVWITLKKALDDLLLLIPVDLIPEVGINFVYAIPHAQHHHEVCGLSGRIIKRNTTPWCCGELCFGGSKHVAAIVLAASACDPSVRSALNIKYSPLLIDTCRNHGFTVGCFDRKEEPADTPSTMEWGTRLVVQQLGQVPDIIYDKGAVGKEPMIRILGKDPSDVLVKLQKIITNKGKTQEKIRNIYKQRH, from the coding sequence ATGAGAAAAAACGTTGTCCTCAGCATAGCAGGGTCAGATCCATCAGGCGGGGCAGGCATCCAAGCAGATCTGAAATCCTTTTCATATCTTGGCCTCCATGGTGCAACTGTTGTTACCTGTGTCACCGCGCAAAACACACAAAAGGTAACCCACATCCATAAGATACCGGTTGATATCATTGAACAACAACTTGATAGAATCTTTGAGGATTTCACGGTCACGTGTGTAAAAACCGGGATGCTGTATGATGCTGAAATCGTTGCATGTGTTACTCGAAAACTGCAACAAGAAAAAATCAGACCAGTTGTTGATCCTGTCATGGTTGCAACTAGCGGTGATAACCTTGCTCAAACAGATTTTGCAGACACGCTAAAAAAACATTTACTCCCTATTTCCTGTCTTCTCACAGCAAACATTCCAGAGGCAGAAAAACTCACACACACCAAAATCCGCTCAATAGAAGATATGCGAACATCATGTCAAACACTTGAACAATTCGGGCCAGATATGGTACTTATCAAAGGCGGACATCTTCAGTCGCACAATGCAACCGATGTTTTTTTCGACGGTACCACCACGTATGAATATTCTTTGCCAATGATACATAATACAAAAGCACATGGATCAGGGTGCACCCTCTCTGCATTAATTACAGGACTTCTTGCAATGAATAAACAACCAGCAGATGCAGTACGTCACGCTAAATGGATCACCTGGAACATGATCAACCAAGGATACCATCCAGGCAAAGGCTCTGATGTTCTCAATCATCACCTCCAACCTATGCATACGCAACCACCAGTAACCAACGAAGAAATCACAGTCTGGATTACCTTAAAAAAAGCACTCGATGATCTGTTACTTCTCATACCTGTTGATCTCATTCCTGAGGTAGGAATAAACTTTGTCTATGCAATACCACATGCACAACATCACCATGAAGTTTGTGGGTTGTCTGGGCGGATTATCAAACGAAACACTACACCATGGTGCTGTGGCGAACTATGCTTTGGCGGATCCAAACATGTTGCTGCAATTGTTCTTGCCGCATCTGCGTGTGACCCCTCGGTTCGTTCTGCGCTGAACATCAAATATTCACCACTCCTTATTGACACTTGCCGTAACCATGGTTTTACTGTCGGATGTTTTGACCGAAAAGAAGAACCTGCAGATACTCCATCAACGATGGAATGGGGGACACGCCTCGTTGTTCAACAACTTGGGCAGGTACCTGATATTATCTATGATAAAGGAGCTGTCGGCAAAGAACCAATGATTCGCATTCTTGGAAAAGACCCCTCAGATGTTCTCGTTAAACTCCAGAAGATTATCACAAATAAGGGTAAAACCCAGGAAAAAATTCGAAATATTTATAAACAAAGACATTGA
- the iorA gene encoding indolepyruvate ferredoxin oxidoreductase subunit alpha, translated as MHELLKDTPGIQKLLLGNEAITRGALEAGVDVATTYPGTPSSEIADTFSKIARQATHEQIDPGFYFEYSINEKVALEVAAAASVCGLRSLTCMKHVGLNVASDTFMTYLYVGCKGGHIIVSADDPYCHSSQNEQDNRYFALFGSAPMLEPSTPDEAKEMTRIGFDLSEELRLPVLMRTTTRLNHARGPVLLKPMTKPRRKGRFEKNPLLVTVPSTARAQHPVLLEKMERAEKISEKSPFNSIIKIGTPKDVGIIASGVSVTYAHEVAKVMNLDVSLLKLGMTHPIPRKLCEKFLNSCSQVLVVEELEPILENQLKALAYDLGSDVKIFGKSSGHFSRLYEYTPELVAQAYAKLFKMKSPYPKPVQSTLKLPSRPPSLCPGCPHRATYYAVRKAAPKETVYPTDIGCYTLGKEKPLETADLLFCMGSNAGTASGLAVATDQKVVSFMGDSTFFHSGIPPIINAVHHNHDVVITILDNRTTAMTGHQPHPGTEFDGMGRPAKMLLVEDVVKGLGVQHLEVVNPNNIKATTEAFKRALDFKGTAVVVSKSPCILLELERKRKAGEKKSVYTIDQKECKRCKTCIGRFGCPAQFYGEDGSVNIDPTQCNGCGNCAEICPFHAIHVVGD; from the coding sequence ATGCATGAACTTCTCAAAGATACTCCAGGCATTCAAAAATTGTTACTTGGAAACGAAGCAATCACTCGAGGTGCATTAGAAGCTGGTGTGGATGTTGCAACAACATATCCCGGGACGCCATCGTCAGAAATCGCTGATACGTTTTCAAAGATAGCTCGTCAAGCGACCCATGAACAGATTGATCCTGGTTTTTATTTTGAATATTCGATTAACGAAAAAGTTGCCCTGGAGGTTGCTGCAGCTGCATCAGTCTGCGGGTTACGATCACTGACCTGTATGAAGCACGTTGGGTTGAATGTTGCTAGTGACACGTTCATGACGTATCTGTATGTCGGTTGCAAAGGTGGTCATATTATCGTATCAGCTGATGATCCGTATTGTCATTCATCGCAAAATGAGCAAGATAATCGATATTTTGCGTTGTTTGGAAGTGCACCGATGCTTGAACCTTCAACTCCTGATGAGGCAAAAGAAATGACGAGGATTGGTTTTGATCTTTCAGAGGAACTTCGTCTTCCGGTACTTATGCGGACGACGACACGACTCAATCATGCTCGAGGACCTGTACTTCTAAAACCTATGACCAAACCTCGACGGAAAGGTCGTTTTGAAAAAAATCCTCTACTCGTCACAGTTCCATCAACTGCACGTGCTCAACATCCTGTGTTGTTAGAAAAAATGGAGCGGGCGGAAAAAATCTCTGAAAAATCTCCTTTTAACAGTATTATCAAAATTGGTACGCCAAAAGATGTTGGCATTATCGCATCTGGTGTCTCAGTAACCTATGCTCATGAAGTCGCCAAGGTTATGAACCTTGATGTCTCATTGCTAAAACTCGGAATGACCCACCCGATTCCCCGGAAACTTTGTGAAAAGTTTTTGAACTCATGTTCCCAGGTTCTCGTGGTCGAAGAACTTGAACCAATTCTTGAAAACCAACTGAAAGCACTTGCCTATGATCTTGGATCTGATGTAAAGATTTTTGGAAAATCATCAGGACATTTCTCTCGGTTATACGAATATACCCCTGAGCTTGTAGCACAGGCATATGCAAAACTGTTCAAGATGAAATCACCGTATCCGAAACCAGTGCAGTCTACACTCAAACTACCGAGTCGACCGCCGTCGCTGTGCCCAGGATGCCCACATCGAGCAACCTACTATGCAGTACGAAAAGCTGCACCAAAAGAGACAGTATATCCGACCGATATCGGTTGCTATACGTTGGGAAAAGAAAAACCATTGGAAACCGCTGATTTGCTGTTTTGCATGGGGTCCAACGCTGGAACTGCTTCTGGTCTCGCAGTTGCAACCGATCAGAAAGTTGTATCATTTATGGGTGATTCGACATTTTTCCATTCAGGAATTCCTCCGATCATCAACGCAGTACATCATAACCATGACGTGGTAATTACCATCTTAGACAATCGAACAACGGCAATGACTGGTCATCAACCCCATCCTGGGACTGAGTTTGATGGGATGGGACGTCCAGCGAAAATGTTGCTCGTTGAAGATGTCGTTAAAGGTCTCGGAGTACAACACCTTGAAGTGGTGAATCCGAATAATATTAAAGCAACCACTGAAGCGTTCAAACGTGCTCTTGATTTTAAGGGGACAGCGGTTGTGGTGAGTAAATCACCCTGTATTCTTCTTGAACTGGAACGGAAGCGAAAAGCAGGTGAAAAAAAATCAGTTTATACCATCGATCAGAAAGAATGCAAGCGATGTAAGACGTGTATTGGGCGGTTCGGCTGTCCAGCACAGTTCTATGGAGAAGATGGCAGTGTCAACATTGATCCAACGCAGTGTAACGGATGTGGGAATTGTGCTGAAATCTGCCCGTTCCACGCGATTCATGTGGTGGGGGACTGA
- the iorB gene encoding indolepyruvate ferredoxin oxidoreductase subunit beta: protein MTMLKQTNIVIAGVGGQGVITAANILGKAAVKTNTYIIASEIHGMAQRGGTVNCMVRMGDVASPLVPTGCAHVILSLEPIEALRYIMYANKKTQIITDINPVIPFTVAVGGEQYPKLEEVCAELKRYGIVYTVDALHVAREAGAVITKNIVMLGALAASEVLPFSSDILLDTILEAIPEKYKDVNRKAFEGGMKAYHTSKYER, encoded by the coding sequence ATGACTATGTTAAAACAGACAAACATTGTGATCGCTGGTGTTGGTGGGCAGGGAGTGATTACTGCAGCAAACATCCTTGGAAAAGCAGCGGTAAAAACAAACACCTATATCATTGCATCTGAGATTCATGGGATGGCACAACGTGGCGGGACAGTCAACTGCATGGTTCGTATGGGCGATGTTGCAAGTCCGCTTGTACCAACTGGATGCGCTCATGTTATCCTTAGTTTAGAACCTATCGAAGCACTTCGGTATATTATGTATGCCAATAAGAAAACCCAGATTATAACTGATATCAATCCGGTTATCCCATTTACTGTTGCTGTTGGTGGTGAGCAGTACCCAAAACTCGAAGAGGTATGTGCGGAACTCAAACGATATGGAATTGTGTATACGGTTGACGCATTACATGTTGCTCGAGAAGCAGGGGCAGTGATTACAAAAAATATTGTAATGCTTGGTGCGCTTGCAGCATCAGAGGTGCTTCCGTTTTCATCTGATATTTTACTTGATACTATTTTAGAAGCAATTCCTGAGAAATATAAGGATGTGAACCGGAAGGCTTTTGAAGGTGGTATGAAGGCATATCATACATCAAAATATGAGCGGTGA